In the Telopea speciosissima isolate NSW1024214 ecotype Mountain lineage chromosome 2, Tspe_v1, whole genome shotgun sequence genome, one interval contains:
- the LOC122650512 gene encoding uncharacterized protein LOC122650512 yields MSEPQKRDQKSDPMGILESVPDRAHDHVKPEKCDQEDVHRPVAPFDAGPFAKPPSRGSAGVTSTIIGGPAAGASSSSSNKAKAFARNICITEGTNKKAKSLPSISFSDQDFGDIQTPHDDALVVTMGIANFDVKRILVDNGSSADILFGATYDLMDLSHNCLKPVEYPLQGFSGSQVKVSGSIDLPLTAGSEDLQSTVMITFLVVDVPSSYNAILGRIGLNALHAIISMPHLKMKFLVKDGISECKGNQLASRKCCATSLRGKFVHAEALPIFVEDLRDDTTLGRAKSAEDLSLIDLVEGDSSWQLQIGSHLQGPQRLLMIDFLHDNADVFAWCAADMPGIARSVIEHKLSVDPTRKPVRQKAQNFGVDRQGHIQDEVQKLLSAGFIQEISYPEWLSNVVMVPKPGGKWRICIDYTDLNKACPKDTYPLPKIDQLIDATAGYEILSFMDAYSEYNQIKMYELEVPKTSFLTNDIQFCYLVMPFGLKNAGATYQRLVNRIFKKLTRNTMEAYVDDMLVKSIHSADHLNDLDASF; encoded by the exons ATGTCGGAACCTCAAAAGCGAGATCAAAAGTCTGATCCAATGGGGATACTTGAATCG GTGCCCGACCGTGCTCATGATCACGTAAAACCTGAGAAATGCGATCAAGAGGATGTTCACCGCCCCGTCGCCCCATTTGATGCTGGCCCATTCGCCAAGCCCCCTTCTCGTGGATCCGCTGGAGTCACCTCCACGATTATCGGTGGACCTGCAGCGGGGGCTAGCTCCTCATCCTCCAACAAAGCCAAAGCTTTCGCTCGGAACATATGCATCACTGAAGGTACCAACAAGAAAGCGAAGTCCCTCCCTTCGATATCTTTCTCCGACCAAGATTTTGGCGATATCCAAacccctcatgacgatgctttggTAGTCACGATGGGCATAGCAAACTTTGACGTGAAGCGTATCTTGGTGGATAATGGCAGTTCAGCTGATATCCTGTTCGGCGCAACTTATGACCTCATGGACCTCAGTCACAACTGCCTCAAACCTGTTGAATACCCTTTGCAAGGTTTCTCCGGATCCCAAGTAAAGGTATCTGGCTCTATTGATCTCCCCCTGACGGCTGGATCCGAGGATTTACAATCCACAGTCATGATCACCTTCTTGGTCGTAGATGTTCCATCCTCTTACAATGCCATCTTAGGGCGCATCGGGTTGAATGCTCTACATGCCATTATCTCTATGCCACATCTCAAGATGAAGTTCCTCGTAAAGGATGGAATCAGTGAATGCAAAGGCAACCAACTAGCCTCTAGGAAATGCTGTGCCACCTCTTTACGGGGGAAATTCGTTCACGCTGAGGCCCTACCCATTTTCGTTGAAGACCTACGCGACGATACCACTCTAGGTCGTGCTAAGTCAGCTGAagatttatctcttattgaccTTGTTGAAGGGGATTCATCTTGGCAACTCCAGATAGGATCGCACCTACAGGGTCCCCAACGTCTGCTCATGATCGACTTTCTCCATGATAATGCGGACGTCTTTGCATGGTGCGCTGCTGACATGCCCGGCATCGCTCGTAGTGTCATCGAGCATAAGCTGAGCGTCGATCCCACACGCAAACCAGTGAGGCAAAAAGCCCAAAATTTTGGAGTCGATCGACAAGGCCATATTCAAGACGAAGTCCAGAAACTTTTATCCGCAGGGTTCATCCAAGAGATATCTTATCCTGAGTGGCTATCCAATGTCGTGATGGTCCCAAAACCAGGTGGCAAGTGGCGAATTTGCATCGATTATACAGATCTtaacaaggcttgtccaaagGATACTTATCCACTGCCAAAGATTGATCAATTAATCGATGCGACCGCGGGATACGAAATCCTTAGTTTTATGGATGCGTATTCCGAGTACAACCAAATCAAAATGTATGAGCTTGAGGTTCCAAAGACATCCTTTTTAACTAATGATATTCAGTTCTGCTACCTGgttatgccttttgggttgaaaaatgcagGGGCTACATATCAGCGACTCGTCaataggattttcaaaaaactcaCCAGGAATACAATGGAGGCCTATGTTGACGATATGCTCGTCAAAAGCATCCACTCAGCTGATCACCTCAATGATTTGGATGCCTCTTTTTAG